One part of the Crocosphaera sp. UHCC 0190 genome encodes these proteins:
- a CDS encoding surface-adhesin E family protein: protein MNRLLKGLGISLAVLTLGIFNPVLAAQWVHLGDSQDNHSYYIDFDSLKGTGNARTFWGMAVNSYGKTELLAKWLIDCDQRQIGVIESIEYNFDGSLRAHNIIDSNTGGRWEFAPGTIGENYYDFVCSHISRQPEPTIRAAVNEYPKAACGDPAPSTLGRHELYPVFVDYSPETLGYINNNFCRDAFKTRREDGHLSIQVASFTNRSNAQEFADFLQEKVGNSEVGNPTNFVIR, encoded by the coding sequence ATGAACAGACTTCTTAAAGGATTAGGCATTAGCTTAGCCGTTCTTACGCTTGGTATTTTCAATCCCGTTTTAGCGGCTCAATGGGTACATCTTGGTGATTCACAAGATAATCATTCCTACTATATTGATTTTGACAGTTTAAAAGGAACAGGGAATGCCCGAACTTTTTGGGGCATGGCAGTCAATAGTTATGGAAAAACTGAGTTGTTAGCCAAGTGGCTAATTGATTGTGATCAGAGACAAATAGGAGTAATAGAATCCATTGAATATAACTTTGATGGAAGTCTTCGCGCCCATAATATTATCGATTCTAATACAGGAGGAAGGTGGGAATTTGCCCCTGGAACAATCGGTGAAAATTACTATGATTTTGTTTGTTCTCATATTTCACGTCAACCTGAGCCAACAATTAGGGCAGCCGTTAACGAATATCCCAAAGCAGCTTGTGGAGATCCGGCCCCTTCTACATTAGGAAGACATGAATTATATCCCGTTTTTGTTGATTATTCCCCTGAAACACTAGGTTATATCAACAATAATTTCTGTCGAGATGCTTTTAAAACAAGACGAGAGGATGGTCACTTATCCATTCAAGTAGCATCTTTTACCAATAGAAGCAATGCCCAAGAATTTGCTGACTTTCTTCAAGAAAAAGTCGGAAATAGTGAGGTAGGTAATCCGACAAATTTTGTCATTCGTTGA
- a CDS encoding HNH endonuclease: MTSRYPKNWKTIAHTIKEAAGWRCAKCGTQCIKPGENVSKLSISERSARTLQVHHCDFTPENNESSNLIPLCSPCHLSYHQGKRGNVSPGQLSLFS, encoded by the coding sequence ATGACCTCTAGATATCCCAAGAACTGGAAAACTATAGCGCACACCATCAAAGAAGCTGCGGGGTGGCGTTGTGCTAAGTGTGGGACTCAGTGTATTAAACCAGGGGAGAATGTCTCAAAGCTGAGCATTTCAGAAAGAAGCGCAAGAACTTTACAGGTGCATCATTGTGACTTCACGCCTGAGAATAATGAATCCTCTAACCTAATTCCCCTCTGTTCCCCCTGTCATCTCAGTTATCATCAGGGGAAGCGGGGTAATGTCAGTCCTGGTCAATTGTCGTTGTTTTCTTAG
- a CDS encoding DNA-binding domain-containing protein: MSKSQIGVRIPDSLLHELNSYIQKTGTNKTEVVCSAIAEYLGCVDSVPLSQRIAELEKRITILETRGNE; this comes from the coding sequence ATGAGTAAGTCACAAATTGGGGTTAGAATTCCTGATTCTCTTTTGCATGAACTTAATAGTTATATTCAGAAAACTGGAACCAATAAAACTGAGGTTGTCTGTAGTGCCATAGCGGAGTATTTGGGTTGTGTTGATAGTGTGCCGTTAAGTCAGAGGATAGCGGAGTTAGAGAAAAGAATTACTATATTAGAAACAAGGGGAAATGAATGA
- a CDS encoding HNH endonuclease, producing MKNKDRYPDNWNEIALRVKIKANWTCAKCQLECIPNGADFRTEIMGRSLRAQLTLTVHHSDYDPSNNHPSNLIPLCSACHLYMHRGRRKNISPGQLKLDLGV from the coding sequence ATGAAAAATAAAGATAGATATCCTGATAACTGGAATGAAATCGCTTTAAGGGTAAAGATAAAAGCTAATTGGACTTGTGCCAAATGTCAGCTTGAATGTATCCCGAATGGGGCGGATTTTCGCACTGAAATTATGGGACGAAGTTTAAGAGCGCAATTAACCTTAACCGTCCATCATTCTGACTATGACCCATCAAATAATCATCCTTCTAACCTAATACCTTTGTGCAGTGCTTGTCATCTTTATATGCACAGAGGCAGAAGGAAAAATATCAGCCCAGGTCAGTTAAAATTAGATTTAGGAGTTTAA
- a CDS encoding UPF0175 family protein — MQIIIEVPDDIKTRMEEKWGNLSQKMMTNLALEAYQNQLISTAELGEMLNMPSRLETHAFLKQAGINLNYDEDELEKDLITLQELRQK, encoded by the coding sequence ATGCAAATTATCATTGAAGTTCCTGATGACATCAAAACTAGAATGGAAGAAAAATGGGGAAATCTTTCTCAAAAAATGATGACTAATTTAGCTTTAGAAGCTTATCAAAATCAACTAATTAGTACCGCCGAATTGGGAGAAATGTTAAATATGCCCTCTCGTTTAGAAACCCATGCGTTTCTCAAACAAGCAGGAATTAATCTTAATTATGATGAAGATGAATTAGAAAAAGATTTAATTACACTTCAAGAATTAAGACAAAAATGA
- a CDS encoding ATP-binding protein, which yields MFNFKSKDKPLPSAVLTVENSQLLENNKPLTNGILLGKNCYWNPASLPNGHIVAIGASGSGKTQTLKAIAYSLRQTYPDTQLFIIDFHGDQQIEGETVYPLHMASPHGINPLTINLDPEGGGPNLQAIAVTATLKKSLRFGPNQEGLMLEILSKCYEDKSIFQSDFNSWTNTPPNFANLKEEIETRIEDGCKESQKLLLKLAATFQYGVFSREQPLFKEKHIRVDLSKLPPEIGAIAAESLAWQLMNIHRLMGETGDKLPKTYIFIDEAKELKKSSACDRIIADGRKYGLGLVLASQSERHLSPDVIGNSSTKIVLPVDQTEVKKVASKFRLAEKKVAALTQLTALCRFGTHAEYVEIVPYYQRIN from the coding sequence ATGTTTAACTTCAAATCTAAAGACAAACCGCTACCCTCAGCCGTTTTAACTGTAGAGAATTCCCAACTATTAGAAAATAACAAACCCTTAACTAATGGCATTTTGTTGGGAAAAAATTGTTATTGGAACCCCGCATCCTTACCCAATGGTCATATTGTTGCCATTGGTGCATCAGGTAGTGGGAAAACCCAAACCTTGAAAGCTATTGCCTACTCATTAAGACAAACTTATCCTGACACACAACTATTTATCATTGACTTTCATGGCGATCAACAAATTGAAGGGGAAACCGTCTATCCTTTACACATGGCCAGTCCTCATGGAATTAACCCTTTAACGATTAATTTAGACCCAGAAGGAGGTGGACCCAATTTACAAGCGATCGCCGTAACAGCTACCCTTAAAAAATCCCTCAGATTTGGCCCCAACCAAGAAGGATTAATGTTAGAAATCCTCAGTAAATGTTATGAAGATAAAAGCATTTTTCAAAGTGACTTTAATAGTTGGACAAATACACCGCCTAATTTTGCTAACCTTAAAGAAGAAATAGAAACCAGAATAGAAGACGGTTGTAAAGAATCTCAGAAACTCTTATTGAAATTGGCTGCTACTTTTCAATACGGAGTCTTTAGTCGAGAACAACCATTATTTAAAGAGAAACATATTAGAGTTGACTTATCAAAACTTCCCCCCGAAATAGGGGCCATTGCTGCTGAATCTTTAGCCTGGCAACTAATGAATATTCACCGTTTAATGGGAGAAACAGGAGATAAATTACCCAAGACTTATATCTTTATTGATGAAGCTAAAGAACTCAAAAAGTCATCAGCTTGCGACAGAATAATAGCAGACGGTCGAAAGTATGGCCTAGGGCTGGTTTTAGCCTCTCAGTCAGAACGTCACCTCTCACCGGATGTCATTGGTAATAGTTCAACAAAAATCGTTTTACCCGTTGACCAAACTGAAGTTAAAAAAGTAGCCAGTAAATTTAGATTAGCCGAGAAAAAAGTCGCAGCATTAACTCAGTTAACTGCTTTATGTCGCTTTGGAACTCATGCTGAATATGTTGAGATTGTGCCTTATTATCAAAGAATTAATTAG
- a CDS encoding ATP-binding protein, which translates to MPIERHRRKLKTGEERIYTYQVNPDGSRRALSIRSSSGSDSIICYRSKEKKRIAAALLANSSLLVIGEPGSGKSFLAQLLTQEIRDQGFLVSAPGSGTAKQTFIAIAEDLNIDTETLEGKAMTTQQLQEAIALFLVNNTAFLILDDAHRFPVSIRCWLEKLHESEQPMLLLATYPPARDIFIKLPRIELEPLPNHAIREIMEDEAINLGIELKPGQMADLQQRTGGNPMLARRVVREEYLGLEGHALDHTQWIDGTPFLIAALMCFMIMRFLGLGFNNTSLYLLGGIMTVAVGIIRIMIYSLPRQGGRLGQ; encoded by the coding sequence ATGCCAATTGAACGCCACCGTCGTAAGCTTAAGACAGGGGAAGAACGCATCTACACCTATCAAGTTAACCCTGATGGCAGTAGAAGGGCTTTGTCTATCCGTTCTAGTTCCGGTTCTGATTCAATTATCTGCTATAGAAGCAAAGAAAAAAAAAGAATTGCCGCAGCCTTACTGGCCAACTCATCATTACTCGTCATTGGGGAACCTGGCAGTGGCAAAAGTTTTCTCGCGCAACTGCTTACCCAAGAAATAAGAGATCAGGGATTTTTAGTATCAGCCCCCGGCAGTGGCACAGCGAAACAAACATTTATTGCGATCGCAGAAGACTTAAACATTGATACCGAAACCTTGGAGGGTAAGGCCATGACTACCCAACAATTACAGGAGGCGATCGCCCTATTCCTTGTCAATAATACAGCCTTCTTGATTCTTGATGATGCTCACCGTTTTCCTGTATCTATCAGATGTTGGTTAGAGAAATTGCATGAAAGTGAGCAACCGATGTTGTTACTGGCCACCTATCCCCCTGCAAGAGACATTTTTATCAAACTTCCCAGGATTGAACTTGAACCCTTGCCGAATCACGCTATTAGGGAAATTATGGAAGATGAGGCGATTAACTTGGGCATTGAGCTTAAACCAGGGCAAATGGCAGACTTACAGCAGAGAACTGGTGGTAATCCTATGTTAGCGAGGAGGGTGGTGAGAGAGGAATATTTAGGGTTAGAAGGCCATGCTTTAGATCATACTCAATGGATTGATGGGACACCGTTTCTGATTGCTGCATTGATGTGTTTTATGATTATGCGATTCTTGGGTTTAGGTTTCAATAATACAAGTCTTTATCTTTTAGGTGGAATTATGACCGTTGCAGTGGGAATAATAAGAATAATGATTTATTCCTTACCCCGACAAGGCGGAAGATTAGGACAATAA
- a CDS encoding DUF4417 domain-containing protein, producing the protein MQLNTIPAFRSTKLGMPMIEPSQFIPSNLQAYRSRKRTSQKSTLHFFIDDYRFESLWKFPYRHLSYLKRFEGVISPDFSLYLDYPTPVKMFNIYRNRWLTALWQSMEINVIPCVSWAEQDSFEYCFDGLPLNSNLALATMGIRKSDDSQQFFIQGVEELIKRLSPNKIIVYGQRLEQELTAISDKFIFYPHYKEKLRHGR; encoded by the coding sequence ATGCAATTGAACACGATTCCAGCGTTTCGGAGTACAAAATTAGGAATGCCGATGATTGAACCATCGCAGTTTATTCCTTCTAATTTACAAGCGTATCGAAGTCGCAAAAGAACCTCACAGAAATCAACCTTACATTTTTTTATTGATGATTATCGGTTTGAAAGTTTATGGAAATTCCCTTATCGTCACTTATCTTATTTGAAACGATTTGAAGGAGTAATCAGCCCTGATTTTAGTCTTTATCTTGATTATCCCACTCCCGTTAAAATGTTTAATATTTATAGAAATAGGTGGTTAACTGCTCTTTGGCAATCAATGGAGATTAATGTTATTCCTTGTGTCAGTTGGGCAGAACAAGATAGTTTTGAATATTGTTTTGATGGTTTACCGTTAAATTCAAATTTAGCTCTTGCTACTATGGGAATCCGTAAAAGTGATGATAGTCAACAGTTTTTTATTCAAGGCGTTGAGGAGTTAATTAAGCGATTATCTCCTAATAAAATTATAGTTTATGGACAAAGATTAGAACAAGAATTAACAGCGATTTCTGATAAATTTATTTTTTACCCTCATTACAAGGAGAAGTTAAGACATGGGCGGTAG
- the dnaB gene encoding replicative DNA helicase — MTSLPPQNIEAEESILGGILVDPEAMGRIVDLITAEAFYVKGHQEIYQAALKLHRSSQPTDVMTVKSTLEDHHLLEQVGGIEKLMQLVDRTVSAVNIDRYALLVMEKYLRRQLIAAGHNIVELGFETTQELDDIFYQSEKRLFEVSQQRSRGKTQPNCEVAIEAYQTLETDSPIYPTGLNNLDNLIVGWEAGTLTLLAGRPSMGKSFCAMYLAVAMMVQYNRSVVFFSLEMTKKQLEYRLWSLLSVLPYYSQCNIIPISNDRFRRHRAGLERLETEEIATIAQIMGLAAEMPLYLNDDRSLTVSVMASECRRLISEKKPIGLIIVDYLQMMAADSELGNRSYELGDVARELYKLAGDLQVPVLALSQISRAVESRNDKRPMMSDLSQSGILEMVADNIILAYRDDYYNPDTPDPEVLELIVAKARHGTTGTAKVLFDRAYGLIKVGEEQW; from the coding sequence ATGACGAGTTTACCGCCTCAAAACATTGAAGCTGAAGAATCCATTCTTGGTGGGATTTTAGTCGATCCTGAAGCGATGGGACGGATAGTAGATTTAATCACGGCAGAAGCGTTTTATGTCAAGGGCCATCAAGAGATTTATCAAGCTGCTTTAAAACTTCATCGCTCCTCACAACCAACGGATGTGATGACGGTTAAAAGTACCCTGGAGGATCATCATTTATTGGAACAAGTCGGGGGAATTGAGAAGTTAATGCAATTGGTTGACCGCACGGTTTCGGCCGTAAATATTGATCGCTATGCGTTGTTAGTGATGGAGAAATATTTACGCCGTCAATTAATTGCTGCGGGCCACAACATTGTAGAACTGGGTTTTGAGACAACCCAAGAACTTGATGACATATTTTACCAATCAGAAAAACGGTTATTTGAGGTATCGCAGCAACGCAGCCGTGGGAAAACCCAACCCAACTGTGAGGTGGCGATTGAGGCTTACCAAACCCTGGAAACCGATAGCCCCATTTATCCCACCGGACTCAACAATTTAGATAATCTGATCGTGGGTTGGGAAGCGGGAACCCTCACCCTCCTAGCTGGCCGGCCTTCAATGGGAAAGTCCTTTTGCGCTATGTACTTAGCGGTAGCAATGATGGTGCAATACAACCGCTCTGTGGTCTTTTTCTCCCTGGAAATGACCAAAAAACAGCTTGAATACCGACTTTGGAGCTTATTAAGTGTTTTACCCTACTACAGTCAATGCAATATCATTCCCATCAGTAACGACCGCTTCCGAAGACACCGTGCGGGCTTAGAACGATTAGAAACCGAAGAAATCGCCACTATTGCCCAAATCATGGGACTAGCCGCCGAAATGCCCCTGTATCTCAACGATGACCGCAGCCTCACTGTCTCAGTTATGGCCTCAGAATGCCGTCGCCTCATTAGTGAAAAGAAACCCATTGGATTAATCATTGTCGATTACCTTCAGATGATGGCCGCCGACAGCGAATTGGGCAACCGTAGCTATGAACTGGGGGATGTGGCACGGGAGTTGTACAAATTAGCCGGAGATTTACAGGTTCCTGTGTTGGCCTTGAGTCAAATTTCGCGGGCAGTAGAAAGTCGTAATGATAAACGCCCCATGATGTCGGACTTGTCCCAATCAGGAATTTTAGAAATGGTGGCCGATAACATCATTTTGGCCTATCGAGATGACTACTACAACCCTGATACCCCAGACCCAGAAGTTTTGGAGTTAATCGTCGCTAAAGCCAGACACGGAACCACCGGAACCGCCAAGGTTCTTTTTGACCGAGCTTATGGGCTGATAAAAGTGGGAGAAGAACAATGGTAA
- a CDS encoding restriction endonuclease: protein MKNISSSTKEKKILRILIYFLLICSGFIISLSKGLEIFLAIIIIVIVDLIRNSYIERERKQLHQEILEKERKLQQEDNSLQQEIYQRKQGLEISYHRKKKTLEEELNRKKKTLEEELNRKKKTLEEELNRKKKTLEEELNRKKKTLEEELNRKKKTLEEELNRKKKTLEEELNRKKKTLEEELNQKEVAVEQLLKEKSLGFPSLAEAYADYFYLKDLQEADFLEKKTNPAKKAAEAIREIAKQRKAAEKKCRILEYQVKYYKNLIPELEDLEEEGTSGTLEAEIDDSKYIENPERRWLSEDEFNNLSSIEKSQLVLDRYWKHKKTKWELGRDYERYVGYQYENKGCKVHYQGILEGFDDLGRDLIVINPDKSTTLVQCKYWSRAKIIHEKHIFQLFGTFTAYKIDHPNINVSAIFVTSTSLSERAKQFAKVLGIQFVESYKMEKYPCIKCNISAKEKIYHLPFDQQYDKVIIEPEKGEFYAWTVREAEEKGFRRAKKWLGSLRLEQK, encoded by the coding sequence ATGAAAAATATCAGTTCATCTACTAAAGAAAAAAAAATCCTCAGAATATTAATATACTTTTTGCTTATCTGTTCGGGATTTATCATTAGTTTGTCTAAAGGTTTAGAGATTTTTTTAGCTATTATTATTATTGTGATTGTTGATCTTATTAGAAATAGTTATATAGAGAGAGAAAGAAAACAGTTACATCAAGAGATTCTGGAAAAAGAAAGGAAACTTCAACAAGAAGACAATAGCTTGCAACAAGAGATTTATCAAAGGAAACAAGGGCTAGAAATTTCATATCATCGTAAAAAGAAAACTTTAGAAGAAGAACTTAATCGTAAAAAGAAAACTTTAGAAGAAGAACTTAATCGTAAAAAGAAAACTTTAGAAGAAGAACTTAATCGTAAAAAGAAAACTTTAGAAGAAGAACTTAATCGTAAAAAGAAAACTTTAGAAGAAGAACTTAATCGTAAAAAGAAAACTTTAGAAGAAGAACTTAATCGTAAAAAGAAAACTTTAGAAGAAGAACTTAATCGTAAAAAGAAAACTTTAGAAGAAGAACTTAATCAAAAAGAAGTTGCTGTAGAACAACTTCTTAAAGAAAAGTCATTAGGGTTTCCCTCATTGGCAGAAGCTTATGCAGACTATTTTTATCTAAAGGATTTGCAAGAAGCGGACTTCCTAGAAAAAAAAACAAACCCAGCGAAAAAAGCTGCTGAAGCAATTAGAGAAATTGCTAAACAGCGAAAAGCTGCTGAGAAAAAGTGTCGAATACTCGAATATCAGGTTAAGTATTATAAAAACCTGATTCCAGAACTTGAAGATTTGGAAGAAGAAGGGACTAGCGGAACACTTGAAGCGGAAATTGATGATTCTAAATATATAGAAAATCCAGAGAGAAGATGGCTATCTGAAGACGAGTTTAATAACCTTTCTAGTATAGAGAAATCTCAGCTTGTTCTTGATAGATATTGGAAACATAAAAAAACAAAATGGGAATTAGGGAGAGACTATGAACGTTATGTTGGTTATCAATACGAAAACAAGGGATGTAAAGTTCACTACCAAGGGATTTTAGAAGGATTTGACGATTTAGGAAGAGATTTAATAGTTATTAATCCTGACAAGAGTACAACTCTTGTTCAATGTAAGTATTGGTCAAGAGCAAAAATAATACACGAGAAGCATATTTTTCAATTATTTGGGACATTTACAGCTTACAAAATAGATCATCCCAATATTAATGTTTCAGCCATTTTTGTTACATCAACATCTCTTTCAGAGCGCGCAAAGCAATTTGCTAAAGTATTAGGAATTCAGTTTGTCGAATCGTATAAAATGGAAAAATATCCTTGTATTAAATGCAATATCTCAGCCAAAGAAAAAATCTATCATTTGCCATTCGATCAACAGTACGACAAAGTTATTATAGAGCCAGAAAAGGGAGAATTTTACGCATGGACTGTCAGAGAAGCTGAAGAAAAAGGTTTTAGAAGGGCTAAAAAATGGCTTGGCTCTTTAAGATTAGAGCAAAAGTGA
- a CDS encoding metal-dependent hydrolase, translated as MMTPTHIAFSVSLTSIVLGTANLELLGVAALASLLPDIDTSKSFIGRLLFPISSWLEANTVHRGITHSFFATGVLTLVSYPLVLYGYPQVWHGLILGYFFGWFGDVFTKSGVEAFYPSHGRLIIPRNPRLRLATRSNGEWFLLMVLVAIAIISININSAGGIIRSFNQALGIPSGAIETVKAESSLYLLNVNVKGRNTLTEQPINQSYEVIEPLTASDLLVKDDQGMTYSIGNSQSSQIQANQIKVERISAIKTEIINLTFDEEEIYPILAQLPSERTYLTGTLTIHDAEDLMIPSHVETFDTITLQPGDVAYARLTSASPIEVMRLLGDYYVSGSLIVRIINVN; from the coding sequence ATGATGACTCCCACCCATATTGCTTTTAGTGTTAGTTTAACCAGCATTGTCCTGGGAACTGCTAACTTAGAACTATTGGGAGTAGCTGCTTTAGCTTCATTATTACCTGACATTGACACCAGTAAATCTTTTATTGGTCGTCTCTTATTCCCTATCAGCAGTTGGTTAGAAGCTAACACAGTTCATAGGGGAATAACTCATAGTTTCTTTGCCACTGGTGTATTAACTTTGGTCAGTTATCCTCTTGTCCTTTATGGTTATCCCCAAGTATGGCATGGTTTAATTTTAGGTTATTTCTTTGGTTGGTTTGGTGATGTTTTTACCAAGTCAGGAGTAGAAGCTTTTTATCCCAGTCATGGCCGCTTAATCATTCCCAGAAATCCTCGCTTAAGACTGGCAACCCGCAGTAATGGGGAATGGTTTTTATTGATGGTTTTAGTTGCTATTGCCATCATCAGCATCAATATTAACAGTGCGGGAGGCATCATCAGAAGCTTTAATCAAGCGTTAGGAATACCATCAGGGGCAATAGAAACCGTAAAAGCTGAATCTTCCCTTTATTTACTCAATGTTAACGTAAAAGGTCGTAATACCTTAACAGAACAACCCATTAATCAATCTTATGAAGTCATAGAACCTCTCACGGCTTCAGACTTATTGGTTAAAGATGACCAGGGAATGACTTACAGTATTGGCAATAGTCAAAGTAGTCAAATTCAAGCGAATCAGATAAAAGTAGAGAGAATATCAGCAATTAAGACTGAAATCATCAACCTAACTTTTGATGAAGAAGAAATCTATCCTATTTTAGCCCAATTACCCAGTGAAAGAACCTATCTTACTGGTACTTTAACCATTCATGATGCCGAAGATTTGATGATTCCTAGTCACGTTGAAACCTTTGACACCATTACCTTACAACCTGGAGATGTGGCTTATGCGCGGTTAACCTCTGCGAGTCCTATTGAAGTGATGAGATTATTAGGAGATTATTATGTGTCAGGAAGTTTAATAGTGAGGATAATTAATGTTAATTAA
- a CDS encoding AAA family ATPase — protein sequence MAIISLVNQKGGVSKSTTSVHLAYWLVVKQKKTVLLVDADSQRSSSQWVEGMEGVTIPCKVIQTPDDLLEQIPTLATDYDYVIVDGPASLSEATRAILFRSDLAVIPVQPTGVDLRSASDAMRLVKQAQSVRGGLPNVCIFLSRAVKGTKLKDEAIALLSQIKEAKLLKTVIHQKQAIADTSGQSATVWDFSGKPANDSANEYDKLFKEVMSWV from the coding sequence ATGGCAATCATTAGTTTAGTCAATCAGAAGGGAGGGGTATCAAAGTCAACGACTTCGGTACATCTGGCTTATTGGTTGGTGGTGAAACAGAAGAAAACGGTCTTATTAGTGGATGCTGATAGTCAACGGTCATCATCCCAATGGGTTGAGGGGATGGAAGGGGTCACTATTCCTTGTAAAGTGATTCAAACTCCTGATGATCTACTTGAACAAATTCCGACTTTAGCGACTGATTATGATTATGTGATTGTTGATGGGCCGGCCAGTTTATCAGAAGCAACCAGGGCCATCCTTTTTCGTTCAGATTTGGCTGTTATTCCGGTACAACCGACGGGGGTGGATCTTCGTTCGGCCTCTGATGCCATGCGGTTAGTTAAACAGGCCCAATCAGTGCGCGGTGGTTTACCTAATGTTTGTATCTTCCTGAGTCGGGCCGTCAAGGGGACAAAACTTAAAGATGAGGCGATCGCGTTATTGTCCCAAATTAAAGAAGCCAAATTATTGAAGACAGTCATCCATCAAAAACAAGCGATCGCAGATACATCAGGACAGTCAGCAACGGTTTGGGACTTTTCAGGGAAACCGGCCAATGACTCGGCTAATGAATATGACAAATTATTTAAGGAGGTGATGTCATGGGTGTAA
- a CDS encoding GUN4 domain-containing protein, whose protein sequence is MGNFPKEDLITIDQLWVHYSQGKYGFSVQAEIYRSLGGTRHYEEKVWESFCEQVGWCQGGRWLFYSELFSNKILQNTTTKGHLPVCFGSGWGVEGVLGMGGECLLFRQDLW, encoded by the coding sequence ATTGGTAATTTCCCAAAGGAAGATTTAATAACAATTGATCAGTTATGGGTACATTATAGTCAAGGAAAATATGGTTTTAGTGTTCAAGCAGAAATCTATCGTTCATTAGGAGGAACTAGACATTATGAAGAAAAAGTATGGGAAAGTTTTTGCGAGCAAGTTGGTTGGTGTCAAGGAGGAAGATGGTTATTTTATTCAGAACTTTTCTCTAATAAAATCCTTCAAAATACTACGACTAAAGGACATCTTCCTGTCTGCTTTGGGAGTGGTTGGGGTGTAGAGGGTGTCTTAGGAATGGGAGGAGAATGTCTTTTGTTTCGTCAAGACTTATGGTAA
- a CDS encoding DUF5615 family PIN-like protein: MTKIRLYLDEDTQDSDLLMALRLRNIDVVSTGEAKMLSRSDEEQIQWALNNQRIIYSFNVRDFYRIHTYLLENKQYHAGIILGVQSYSIGEQMRRILRIIATLSAEEMENKVEFLSAWEQ, from the coding sequence ATGACAAAAATTCGTCTTTATTTAGATGAAGATACCCAAGATAGCGATCTTCTAATGGCTTTGCGACTTCGTAACATTGATGTTGTCTCTACAGGGGAAGCTAAAATGTTATCGAGAAGCGATGAAGAACAAATACAATGGGCATTAAATAATCAGCGCATTATTTATAGTTTTAATGTGAGAGATTTTTATAGAATTCATACTTATTTGCTCGAAAATAAACAATACCATGCTGGAATTATTTTAGGAGTTCAAAGCTATTCAATTGGAGAACAAATGCGTCGTATTTTAAGGATAATCGCTACCCTCTCAGCCGAAGAAATGGAAAATAAAGTAGAATTTTTGAGTGCTTGGGAACAATAA
- a CDS encoding SH3 domain-containing protein: protein MFKFSKIFLFFLLLTNFSIFSPQIKAEEVCQVTDPTGTPLNVRDAPNGRIINALKNGREVYIQEIDYDQKGRPWALVGGYYQGKYKVWGWVIREFISCYERSR, encoded by the coding sequence ATGTTTAAGTTTTCTAAAATCTTTTTGTTTTTTCTTTTACTAACAAACTTCAGTATTTTTTCTCCCCAAATTAAAGCTGAAGAAGTTTGCCAGGTGACAGATCCGACAGGGACACCTCTTAATGTTCGTGACGCTCCTAATGGACGTATCATTAATGCACTCAAAAATGGGAGAGAAGTTTATATTCAAGAGATTGACTATGACCAAAAAGGCCGTCCTTGGGCATTAGTAGGGGGATATTACCAAGGAAAGTATAAAGTATGGGGTTGGGTTATTCGGGAATTTATTAGCTGTTATGAGCGTTCTAGATAA
- the psb34 gene encoding photosystem II assembly protein Psb34 yields the protein MYTTTQLDNGILNNYAAEPKPYYAQYPAPFQQRRYLVQGAMAALFVTSLIIVSAVIS from the coding sequence ATGTACACCACCACTCAACTCGATAACGGCATCCTCAACAACTACGCTGCTGAACCCAAGCCTTATTACGCCCAATATCCTGCGCCCTTTCAACAACGTCGTTACTTAGTTCAAGGGGCCATGGCTGCATTATTCGTTACCAGCTTAATCATTGTTTCTGCTGTTATTAGTTAA